A region from the Aegilops tauschii subsp. strangulata cultivar AL8/78 chromosome 5, Aet v6.0, whole genome shotgun sequence genome encodes:
- the LOC109779135 gene encoding disease resistance protein PIK6-NP-like, protein MENAASIVSKFGQALVEELQEIRGVGNKIVHLRDELSSMNAVLRMLAETDDDCVDHLVREWTKQVRELASDAEDCVDIYKLRVRRPLPRLPVDPGAPFNCARRLLGHARLLPAIVRHQFLKLYLKRCLDQEALRRSATFATVSPATLSARALRPSNDHDQFIGLTDQVNALADKLRSGDDKDMKVFSIVGFGGLGKTTLAMEVCRELEVDFPHQAQASVSQAFDGGKDLEGLLKRMLHQMAKQKSDNKDGIKEEDVAGIDGMDVPGLTGKLQDLLRDKRY, encoded by the exons ATGGAAAACGCGGCGTCCATCGTGAGCAAGTTCGGGCAGGCGCTGGTGGAGGAGCTCCAGGAGATCCGCGGGGTCGGCAACAAGATCGTCCACCTCAGGGACGAGCTGTCCTCCATGAACGCCGTGCTCCGCATGCTGGCCGAGACCGACGACGACTGCGTCGATCACCTCGTCCGAGAGTGGACGAAACAGGTGCGCGAGCTTGCTTCCGACGCCGAGGACTGTGTGGATATCTACAAGCTCCGCGTCAGGCGCCCTCTGCCACGACTGCCCGTCGACCCCGGCGCGCCGTTCAACTGCGCCAGACGTTTACTCGGGCACGCCAGGCTTCTACCTGCCATTGTTCG GCATCAGTTTTTGAAGCTTTACTTGAAGCGTTGCCTCGACCAGGAGGCACTACGCAGATCGGCCACCTTTGCCACTGTGTCACCGGCCACCCTGTCTGCCCGTGCACTTCGCCCGTCAAACGACCACGACCAGTTCATCGGCCTGACGGATCAGGTCAACGCCCTGGCCGACAAATTGAGGTCAGGGGATGACAAAGATATGAAGGTCTTCTCCATCGTTGGGTTTGGAGGGCTCGGAAAAACTACGCTCGCCATGGAAGTGTGTCGGGAGCTAGAGGTGGACTTCCCACACCAAGCCCAAGCGTCCGTGTCCCAGGCATTTGATGGTGGAAAGGACCTGGAGGGATTGCTTAAGCGCATGCTTCATCAGATGGCGAAGCAGAAATCCGATAACAAGGATGGCATCAAGGAAGAAGACGTTGCTggcatcgacggtatggatgtGCCCGGGCTGACCGGCAAGCTCCAAGATCTTCTCCGTGACAAGAGGTACTAG